One Streptococcus sp. S1 DNA window includes the following coding sequences:
- the ybeY gene encoding rRNA maturation RNase YbeY, whose protein sequence is MYIEMVDETGQVSDEILKQTQEILEFAAQKIGKEDKEMAVTFVTNERSHELNLEYRDTDRPTDVISLEYKPEMEISFDEEDLAENPELAEMMAEFDTYIGELFISIDKAREQAEEYGHSFEREMGFLAVHGFLHINGYDHYTPEEEKEMFGLQEEILTAYGLTRQ, encoded by the coding sequence ATGTATATTGAAATGGTAGATGAGACTGGTCAAGTCTCTGACGAAATTTTAAAACAAACGCAAGAAATTTTAGAATTTGCTGCTCAAAAAATTGGGAAAGAAGACAAGGAAATGGCTGTGACTTTTGTAACCAATGAACGCAGTCATGAACTAAATCTTGAATACCGTGATACGGATCGTCCGACGGATGTCATCAGTTTAGAATACAAGCCAGAGATGGAGATTTCTTTTGACGAGGAAGACCTTGCAGAAAATCCAGAATTGGCAGAGATGATGGCTGAATTCGATACCTATATTGGTGAGCTCTTTATTTCAATTGACAAGGCGCGCGAGCAAGCCGAAGAATATGGCCACAGCTTTGAGCGCGAAATGGGATTTTTAGCAGTGCATGGTTTTCTTCATATCAATGGCTATGATCACTATACGCCGGAAGAAGAAAAGGAAATGTTTGGCTTACAGGAAGAGATTTTGACAGCCTATGGACTCACAAGACAATAA
- a CDS encoding diacylglycerol kinase family protein produces MDSQDNKRKWKNRDFTSSLEFAITGIFTAIKEERNMRKHALSALVAILAGLVFRISATEWLFLLLSITLVIAFEIMNSAIENVVDLASNYHFSMLAKNAKDMAAGAVLVVSGFALLTGLVIFVPKFWALVFG; encoded by the coding sequence ATGGACTCACAAGACAATAAGCGAAAATGGAAAAATCGGGACTTCACTTCAAGCCTGGAGTTTGCGATAACAGGAATTTTCACGGCGATCAAAGAAGAGCGCAATATGCGCAAGCATGCCTTATCAGCCCTTGTAGCAATTCTTGCTGGTTTGGTATTTAGGATTTCTGCGACAGAATGGCTCTTTTTATTGCTCAGCATCACCTTGGTGATTGCGTTTGAAATTATGAATTCAGCCATTGAAAATGTGGTGGATTTAGCTAGTAACTACCATTTCTCCATGTTGGCAAAGAATGCCAAAGACATGGCAGCTGGAGCAGTCCTCGTCGTATCAGGCTTTGCCCTACTAACAGGACTGGTGATTTTTGTGCCCAAATTCTGGGCCTTGGTATTTGGATAA
- the era gene encoding GTPase Era, producing the protein MTFKSGFVAILGRPNVGKSTFLNHVMGQKIAIMSDKAQTTRNKIMGIYTTDKEQIVFIDTPGIHKPKTALGDFMVESAYSTLREVDTVLFMVPADEPRGKGDDMIIERLKAAKVPVILVVNKIDKVHPDQLLAQIDDFRSQMDFKEIVPISALQGNNVSRLIDILSENLEEGFQYFPADQITDHPERFLVSEMIREKVLHLTREEIPHSVAVVVDSMKRDEETDKVHIRATIMVERDSQKGIVIGKGGAMLKKIGTLARKDIELMLGDKVFLETWVKVKKNWRDKKLDLADFGYNEKEY; encoded by the coding sequence ATGACATTTAAATCAGGTTTTGTAGCCATTTTAGGACGTCCCAATGTTGGGAAGTCAACTTTTTTGAACCACGTTATGGGGCAAAAAATTGCCATCATGAGTGACAAAGCGCAGACAACGCGCAATAAGATTATGGGGATTTATACGACGGATAAGGAACAGATCGTCTTTATCGATACCCCAGGGATTCACAAACCAAAGACAGCGCTTGGAGACTTCATGGTGGAGTCGGCCTATAGCACCCTTCGAGAAGTGGATACCGTTCTCTTTATGGTGCCAGCAGATGAACCACGTGGGAAGGGCGATGACATGATCATCGAGCGTCTCAAGGCTGCTAAGGTGCCGGTTATTCTGGTGGTCAACAAGATCGACAAGGTGCACCCTGACCAACTCTTGGCGCAAATCGATGACTTCCGTAGTCAGATGGATTTCAAGGAAATCGTGCCGATTTCAGCCCTCCAAGGAAACAATGTTTCGCGTTTGATTGATATTTTAAGTGAAAACTTAGAAGAAGGTTTCCAATATTTCCCTGCCGATCAAATCACCGATCACCCAGAGCGCTTCTTGGTCTCTGAAATGATCCGTGAAAAGGTTTTGCATTTAACGCGGGAAGAAATTCCTCACTCTGTGGCAGTAGTAGTGGATTCTATGAAGCGGGATGAAGAGACAGATAAGGTCCATATCCGTGCAACCATCATGGTCGAGCGCGATAGCCAAAAAGGGATTGTCATCGGAAAAGGTGGCGCCATGCTTAAGAAGATCGGAACCCTTGCGCGTAAGGATATTGAGCTCATGCTAGGGGACAAGGTCTTCCTAGAAACATGGGTCAAGGTCAAGAAAAATTGGCGGGATAAGAAATTGGATCTTGCCGATTTCGGATACAACGAAAAAGAATATTAA
- the mutM gene encoding DNA-formamidopyrimidine glycosylase codes for MPELPEVETVRRGLEKLILGKTIQSVEVKYPKMIQTDLDAFRQDLPGQEIRAMGRRGKYLLFYLTDLVIISHLRMEGKYFFYPDEVPLRKHAHVFLHFTDGSTLVYEDVRKFGTMEVLVPVLVDSYFLAKKIGPEPTEADFKEPAFQVALKKSKKPIKSALLDQKLVAGLGNIYVDEVLYRAKVHPARLGQSLTAREAKAIRKETIAVLAQAVEKGGSTIRSYSNAFGEDGTMQEEHQIYGKTGQPCLRCGTPIEKIQLGGRGTHFCPHCQKEN; via the coding sequence ATGCCTGAATTACCAGAAGTAGAGACCGTTCGACGAGGTCTTGAGAAATTAATTCTTGGGAAAACCATCCAGTCAGTGGAAGTAAAGTATCCAAAGATGATTCAGACGGATCTGGATGCTTTTCGACAAGATCTCCCAGGTCAAGAAATTCGGGCCATGGGGCGCCGCGGGAAATACCTTTTGTTTTATCTGACGGATCTGGTCATCATCTCGCATTTGCGGATGGAAGGCAAGTATTTCTTTTATCCAGACGAAGTTCCTCTTCGCAAGCATGCCCATGTCTTTCTTCATTTTACAGATGGTAGCACCCTGGTCTATGAGGATGTCCGCAAGTTTGGGACCATGGAAGTCCTAGTACCTGTGCTTGTCGACAGCTATTTTTTGGCGAAAAAGATTGGTCCAGAGCCGACAGAAGCGGATTTTAAAGAACCGGCCTTCCAAGTAGCTCTTAAAAAATCAAAGAAACCCATTAAATCAGCTCTTTTAGACCAAAAATTAGTGGCTGGTCTGGGCAATATCTATGTGGATGAGGTCCTTTATCGAGCCAAGGTTCATCCAGCCCGTTTGGGTCAAAGCTTGACTGCTAGAGAAGCTAAAGCAATCCGCAAAGAAACGATTGCCGTGCTTGCTCAGGCTGTTGAAAAGGGTGGCTCCACCATTCGCTCCTACAGCAATGCTTTTGGAGAAGATGGCACCATGCAGGAAGAACACCAGATCTATGGGAAAACAGGCCAGCCTTGTTTGCGCTGCGGGACACCGATTGAGAAAATCCAGCTGGGAGGACGCGGAACCCATTTTTGCCCCCACTGCCAAAAGGAGAACTAG
- the coaE gene encoding dephospho-CoA kinase (Dephospho-CoA kinase (CoaE) performs the final step in coenzyme A biosynthesis.), with protein MARIIGLTGGIASGKSTVTSYLREKEYPVIDADQVVHDLQAPGGELYRVLVDHFGKEILTKEGELDRLALGQRIFSDPSERDWSNRVQGRLIREALAEVRDRQAAQSDLFFMDIPLLIEQHYEEWFESVWLVAVSTETQLKRLMERNHLSEQQAQERIASQMPLDEKRAHADLVLDNNDNLAALYAQLDAALKQLERR; from the coding sequence ATGGCAAGAATCATCGGATTAACAGGAGGGATTGCTTCAGGAAAGTCCACTGTCACCTCCTATCTGAGAGAAAAAGAGTATCCTGTCATTGATGCGGATCAAGTGGTTCATGATTTGCAGGCACCAGGTGGAGAACTCTACCGTGTCCTAGTGGATCATTTTGGTAAAGAGATCCTTACCAAAGAAGGAGAGCTGGATCGCCTAGCTTTGGGTCAGCGGATCTTTTCAGACCCTAGTGAAAGAGACTGGTCCAATCGCGTCCAAGGCAGGCTTATTCGTGAGGCTCTAGCTGAGGTAAGAGACAGACAAGCTGCACAATCCGATCTCTTTTTTATGGATATTCCTCTCTTAATCGAGCAGCACTATGAAGAGTGGTTTGAATCTGTCTGGTTGGTAGCTGTATCAACAGAAACCCAGCTCAAACGCCTGATGGAACGCAACCACTTATCGGAACAGCAGGCCCAGGAACGCATCGCATCTCAAATGCCACTAGATGAAAAAAGAGCCCATGCAGATCTGGTTCTAGACAATAATGACAATCTTGCTGCCCTCTATGCCCAATTAGATGCAGCCCTAAAACAATTAGAAAGAAGATGA
- a CDS encoding multidrug efflux MFS transporter: MNWRKNLYIAWIGCFFIGASLSLVVPFMALFVEELGVTGKAVPFYAGIAVASSSVTSAIMSPIWGSLADRYGRKPMMLRASIAMTLTMGGIAFVPSVFWLLVLRLLNGVFSGFVPNSTALIASQVPKDQSGYALGALSTGVVAGTLMGPLIGGLIAENLGMRNVFLLVGFFLFLVSLLTFWGIEEEYEPLPKEEQKSSWQLLMSIQQKDILLGLFLTSMTIQMIAQSISPILPLYVRALGQRDNLIFVSGMIVSAMGVSSMLFSGWMGKLGDRIGNHRLLLIALLYSGCLYILCAQAQTPLQLGILRFLFGIGTGALLPGVSALLNRLTPPEGISRIFSYNQLFYYLGGVLGPMMGSSIFMHFGYHWVFYGTALLAFTDLMFLLFLFRKYLKVRDVRAN, translated from the coding sequence ATCAATTGGCGTAAAAATCTATATATTGCCTGGATCGGGTGCTTTTTCATCGGAGCCAGCCTTTCTTTAGTCGTCCCTTTTATGGCCCTCTTTGTGGAAGAGTTGGGTGTTACGGGCAAGGCTGTTCCCTTTTATGCTGGCATTGCCGTCGCAAGTTCTTCTGTAACCTCTGCGATCATGTCCCCCATCTGGGGGAGCTTAGCCGACCGCTATGGTCGAAAACCCATGATGCTTAGAGCTTCCATTGCCATGACGCTGACCATGGGAGGCATTGCCTTTGTCCCTTCCGTCTTTTGGCTCTTGGTCCTGCGCTTGCTCAATGGGGTCTTTTCAGGCTTTGTCCCAAATAGTACAGCCCTGATTGCTAGTCAAGTTCCCAAGGATCAATCGGGCTATGCCCTAGGGGCATTGTCGACTGGTGTCGTTGCAGGAACCTTGATGGGGCCTTTGATTGGGGGACTCATTGCCGAAAATCTGGGAATGCGCAATGTCTTTCTCTTGGTTGGCTTCTTCTTATTTTTGGTTTCCCTCTTAACCTTCTGGGGCATTGAGGAAGAGTATGAGCCCCTTCCAAAAGAAGAACAAAAATCCAGTTGGCAGTTGCTCATGTCCATTCAGCAAAAAGATATCCTCTTAGGCCTCTTTTTGACCAGCATGACCATTCAAATGATTGCTCAATCTATTTCTCCGATCCTGCCTCTTTATGTGCGAGCTTTGGGACAAAGAGATAACCTGATCTTTGTATCGGGGATGATTGTTTCAGCTATGGGTGTCTCCAGTATGCTTTTTTCAGGTTGGATGGGAAAACTCGGAGACCGAATCGGGAATCACCGGCTCTTATTAATCGCCCTTCTCTATAGTGGCTGTCTCTATATCCTTTGTGCCCAAGCGCAAACACCCCTGCAATTAGGAATTTTACGCTTCCTCTTTGGGATTGGGACTGGAGCCCTACTACCAGGAGTTTCTGCTTTGTTAAATCGTTTAACCCCTCCTGAAGGGATTTCTCGGATCTTTAGCTACAACCAGCTCTTTTATTACTTAGGTGGTGTATTAGGGCCAATGATGGGATCGAGTATTTTCATGCATTTTGGCTATCATTGGGTATTTTACGGTACAGCCCTTTTGGCTTTTACCGATTTGATGTTCCTCTTGTTCTTATTTAGAAAGTATTTGAAAGTGAGAGACGTACGTGCGAATTAA
- the rpmG gene encoding 50S ribosomal protein L33, with product MRIKVQLTCTSCGSQNYLTSKNTKTHPEKIQVLKYCPKERKVILHIESK from the coding sequence GTGCGAATTAAAGTTCAATTGACCTGCACCAGCTGTGGGAGTCAGAATTATTTGACCAGTAAGAATACCAAAACCCATCCTGAAAAGATCCAGGTCTTGAAGTATTGTCCCAAGGAAAGAAAAGTAATCTTACATATTGAATCAAAATGA
- the secG gene encoding preprotein translocase subunit SecG, which translates to MSGALTTILLVLSVLIIIAIFMQPTKNQSSNVFDASSNDLFERSKARGFEAVMQRLTAVMIFFWLLIAMILMVLSSR; encoded by the coding sequence ATGAGCGGAGCATTAACAACTATTTTACTAGTATTATCAGTATTGATTATTATTGCAATCTTTATGCAACCAACGAAAAACCAATCGAGCAACGTCTTTGACGCAAGCTCAAATGACTTATTTGAACGATCAAAAGCGCGCGGGTTTGAAGCCGTGATGCAACGCTTAACAGCTGTTATGATCTTCTTTTGGTTACTGATTGCGATGATTTTAATGGTACTTTCTAGTAGATAA
- the rnr gene encoding ribonuclease R yields the protein MKTSIKEYLQEHDKVQINDLAAALGKEGSKDFRDLVKTISLMERRHELKFEDDGSLRLGQKKAPAITLKGIFHAHKNGFGFVSLEGEEEDLFVGRNDVNHAIDGDTVEIVITKVADRNKGTAAEAKIIDVLEHSIKTVVGQIVLDEEKPKYAGYIRSKNQKISQLIYVKKPAIQLEGTEILKVEIDQYPSRKHNYFVATVRDVVGHVTDPGIDVLEVLESMDIVSEFPEEVLKEAAQVPDAPSAKDIEGRLDLREEITFTIDGADAKDLDDAVHIKLLKNGNFELGVHIADVSYYVTEGSALDKEALNRATSVYVTDRVVPMLPERLSNGICSLNPNVDRLTQSAIMEIDPHGKVIKHTITQTVIKTTFRMTYSDVNDILAGDEEKAQIFKKIVPSIHQMATLHGILESMRIRRGALNFDTNEAKILVNKEGKPVDIVLRQRGIAERMIESFMLIANETVAEHFTRLKLPFIYRIHEDPKAEKVQKFIDYASSFGIQIYGTASEMSQEALQEIMRKVEGEPYADVLSMMLLRSMQQARYSEHNHGHYGLAAEYYTHFTSPIRRYPDLMVHRMVREYGKSQEVAEHFEQVLPDIASKSSSRERRAIDAEREVEAMKKAEYMEDYVGEEYDAVVSSVVKFGLFVELPNTVEGLIHITNLPEFYHFNERDLTLRGEKSGVTFRVGQQIRIKVERADKMTGEIDFSYIPSEWDVVEKGLKAKGRDRDGNRRNRRRKEKKISKGSSSRKDDKRKDSSSKSKKKKGKKPFYKEVAKKGAKHGKGRRKGSRAK from the coding sequence ATGAAAACAAGTATTAAAGAATATTTACAAGAGCATGACAAAGTCCAGATCAATGATCTGGCAGCGGCTCTAGGAAAAGAAGGGTCTAAGGATTTCCGTGACTTGGTCAAAACCATCTCTCTGATGGAACGCCGTCATGAGTTGAAATTCGAAGATGATGGCTCTCTTCGTTTGGGTCAAAAGAAGGCCCCAGCCATTACTCTCAAGGGGATTTTTCATGCCCATAAAAATGGCTTTGGCTTTGTCAGTTTAGAGGGCGAAGAAGAGGACCTCTTTGTTGGCAGAAATGATGTCAACCACGCTATCGATGGCGACACCGTTGAGATCGTCATTACCAAGGTAGCAGACCGAAACAAGGGAACGGCAGCAGAAGCTAAGATTATTGATGTCTTGGAACATAGCATCAAAACGGTAGTTGGACAAATTGTCCTGGATGAGGAAAAACCTAAATATGCCGGCTACATTCGTTCGAAAAATCAAAAAATCAGCCAGCTGATCTATGTGAAGAAGCCAGCCATCCAATTGGAAGGGACCGAAATCCTCAAGGTCGAAATTGATCAATACCCGAGCCGCAAGCACAATTATTTTGTAGCGACGGTACGGGATGTGGTCGGTCATGTGACAGATCCAGGAATCGATGTCTTGGAAGTGTTAGAATCCATGGACATCGTCTCAGAATTTCCAGAAGAAGTGCTGAAAGAGGCTGCGCAGGTTCCAGATGCACCGTCTGCTAAGGATATAGAGGGACGCTTGGATCTGCGAGAGGAGATCACCTTTACCATTGATGGGGCAGATGCCAAAGACTTGGACGATGCGGTCCATATCAAGCTACTCAAGAACGGCAACTTTGAGCTGGGTGTTCATATCGCAGATGTTTCTTATTATGTTACAGAAGGTTCAGCACTTGACAAGGAAGCTCTGAATCGGGCGACCTCTGTCTATGTGACTGACCGAGTAGTACCCATGTTACCAGAGCGTCTCTCTAATGGGATTTGTTCTTTAAATCCGAATGTGGATCGCCTGACCCAGTCTGCCATCATGGAGATTGATCCTCATGGCAAGGTTATCAAACATACCATTACCCAAACAGTGATCAAGACAACCTTCCGAATGACCTATAGCGACGTCAATGATATCTTAGCAGGAGACGAAGAAAAGGCTCAAATCTTTAAGAAAATTGTCCCAAGTATTCATCAAATGGCCACCTTGCACGGCATTTTAGAGAGTATGCGGATTCGCCGCGGAGCCCTTAATTTTGATACCAATGAGGCTAAAATTCTGGTCAATAAAGAAGGAAAACCGGTCGATATCGTCCTTCGTCAAAGAGGAATTGCCGAGCGGATGATCGAGTCCTTTATGCTGATTGCCAATGAAACGGTAGCGGAGCACTTTACACGACTGAAACTACCGTTCATCTACCGGATCCACGAAGATCCAAAAGCAGAAAAAGTACAGAAGTTTATCGATTATGCTTCCAGCTTTGGGATCCAAATCTACGGAACGGCTAGTGAAATGAGCCAAGAAGCCCTGCAAGAAATTATGCGCAAGGTCGAAGGGGAACCCTATGCGGATGTCCTTTCGATGATGTTGTTGCGCTCGATGCAACAGGCTCGCTACTCAGAGCATAACCATGGCCACTATGGGCTTGCTGCGGAGTATTATACCCACTTTACCAGTCCCATTCGTCGGTATCCGGACTTGATGGTTCATCGAATGGTGCGCGAATACGGAAAATCTCAAGAAGTGGCAGAGCATTTCGAACAAGTCCTTCCAGACATTGCCAGCAAATCCTCTAGTCGGGAACGCCGAGCTATTGATGCGGAGCGCGAAGTAGAAGCCATGAAGAAGGCTGAATACATGGAAGACTATGTTGGGGAAGAGTACGATGCCGTGGTTTCCAGTGTGGTGAAATTTGGCCTCTTTGTGGAGTTGCCAAATACAGTTGAAGGCTTGATCCATATTACCAATCTTCCTGAATTCTACCATTTTAACGAAAGAGATCTCACCCTTCGGGGAGAAAAATCGGGAGTGACCTTCCGTGTCGGTCAGCAAATCCGAATCAAGGTAGAAAGAGCCGACAAGATGACAGGAGAGATTGATTTCTCTTATATTCCAAGTGAATGGGATGTCGTCGAAAAAGGCCTCAAGGCTAAAGGGCGTGACCGAGATGGTAATCGCAGGAATCGCAGACGCAAGGAGAAAAAGATTTCGAAGGGTTCATCTAGTAGAAAAGATGACAAACGGAAAGATTCTTCATCAAAATCTAAAAAGAAAAAAGGGAAGAAACCATTTTACAAGGAAGTAGCAAAGAAAGGAGCCAAACATGGCAAAGGGCGAAGGAAAGGTAGTCGCGCAAAATAA
- the smpB gene encoding SsrA-binding protein SmpB: protein MAKGEGKVVAQNKKARHDYTIVDTIEAGMVLTGTEIKSVRAARINLKDGFAQVKNGEVWLSNVHIAPYEEGNIWNQDPDRRRKLLLHKKQIQKLDQDTKGTGMTLVPLKVYLKDGYAKLLLGLAKGKHDYDKRESIKRREQNRDIARVMKQYNTR, encoded by the coding sequence ATGGCAAAGGGCGAAGGAAAGGTAGTCGCGCAAAATAAAAAGGCGAGACATGACTACACCATCGTGGATACGATTGAAGCAGGAATGGTGCTGACGGGGACAGAGATCAAAAGTGTCCGTGCAGCACGCATTAACTTGAAAGATGGCTTTGCACAAGTAAAAAATGGCGAAGTTTGGCTTAGCAATGTCCACATTGCTCCTTATGAGGAAGGCAATATCTGGAACCAAGATCCAGATCGTCGTCGCAAGCTCCTGCTTCATAAAAAGCAAATCCAAAAGCTGGACCAAGACACCAAAGGGACCGGAATGACCTTGGTGCCTTTGAAGGTCTATCTCAAGGATGGCTATGCAAAATTGCTTTTGGGGCTCGCTAAAGGGAAACATGATTATGACAAGCGTGAATCCATCAAGCGTCGGGAACAAAACCGGGACATCGCACGGGTCATGAAACAATACAATACACGTTAA
- the tehB gene encoding SAM-dependent methyltransferase TehB: MTQKLIAYKRMPIWTKDTMPEALQRKHNTKVGTWGKITVLKGQLRFIELTEEGEEIASHLFEAGAENPMAEPQAWHRVEAATDDVEWYLEFYCEPKDYFPKKYNTNPVHSEVLEAVGIVPAGKALDLGCGQGRNALFLAQHGFDVTAVDQNELALEILQSIVAEEDLEMPVGLYDINAAALTQNYDFIVSTVVLMFLDADRIPAIIRNMQEHTNPGGYHLIVCAMDTEDYPCQMPFSFTFKEGELAEYYKDWELVKYNENPGHLHRRDENGHRIQLRFATMLAKRK, from the coding sequence ATGACACAAAAATTGATTGCTTACAAGCGCATGCCTATCTGGACCAAGGATACCATGCCAGAAGCTCTTCAAAGAAAGCACAATACTAAGGTAGGAACCTGGGGAAAGATTACAGTTTTAAAGGGTCAGTTACGATTTATTGAATTGACCGAAGAGGGGGAAGAAATCGCGAGCCACCTCTTTGAAGCAGGAGCAGAGAACCCCATGGCCGAGCCCCAGGCCTGGCATCGTGTCGAAGCGGCGACTGACGATGTGGAGTGGTACCTGGAATTTTACTGTGAGCCAAAAGACTATTTCCCCAAAAAATACAACACCAATCCTGTCCATTCAGAAGTGCTAGAAGCAGTGGGAATTGTCCCCGCTGGAAAGGCATTGGATCTAGGATGCGGGCAAGGACGCAACGCCCTCTTTTTGGCCCAACATGGCTTTGACGTGACGGCCGTCGATCAAAATGAACTGGCTCTTGAGATCTTACAAAGTATTGTCGCTGAGGAAGATCTAGAGATGCCTGTGGGTCTCTATGATATCAATGCTGCTGCACTCACCCAAAACTATGATTTCATCGTATCGACTGTGGTCCTCATGTTTTTAGACGCTGATCGGATTCCAGCGATTATCCGCAATATGCAAGAGCATACCAATCCAGGTGGCTACCATCTCATTGTCTGTGCCATGGATACGGAAGATTATCCTTGTCAGATGCCCTTCTCGTTCACCTTTAAAGAAGGAGAATTAGCGGAGTATTACAAGGATTGGGAATTGGTCAAATACAATGAAAATCCTGGCCATCTCCATCGTCGAGATGAGAATGGCCATCGGATTCAACTTCGATTTGCAACCATGTTGGCAAAGAGAAAATAG
- a CDS encoding TetR/AcrR family transcriptional regulator, whose amino-acid sequence MARQRHTTTKSDLRNALSKLLLQQPFDSITIRQLTESAGINRGTFYLHYVDKYDMFEQMKMDMMQELDSLFVEGSPVKVNFLNVLTAIKENYDFIYALSQSCCSDFRKLVRSFTLHALDDTPHAKEHIISDFQVPYKYGLEIFIATIESVIVTWLESGAKEEPIEIGTIILSVCDFASWN is encoded by the coding sequence ATGGCACGCCAAAGACACACGACAACCAAGTCAGACTTACGAAATGCGCTCTCAAAACTGCTCTTGCAACAACCGTTTGATAGCATCACTATTCGACAATTAACTGAAAGCGCTGGGATAAACCGAGGGACCTTCTACTTGCACTATGTCGATAAATACGACATGTTTGAGCAAATGAAAATGGACATGATGCAAGAATTAGATAGCCTCTTCGTTGAAGGAAGCCCTGTCAAGGTGAACTTTCTCAATGTCTTGACAGCTATTAAAGAGAATTATGATTTTATTTATGCATTGTCACAATCCTGTTGCTCGGACTTCCGTAAATTAGTAAGAAGTTTTACTCTCCATGCACTAGACGATACTCCCCATGCAAAGGAACATATCATTTCAGACTTTCAAGTTCCATACAAGTATGGTCTAGAGATTTTCATAGCTACGATTGAATCTGTGATTGTGACCTGGTTAGAATCCGGTGCGAAAGAAGAGCCAATCGAAATCGGGACGATCATTCTCAGCGTCTGCGACTTTGCTAGCTGGAACTAA
- a CDS encoding Nramp family divalent metal transporter, with the protein MSLQQFERKSLQEINQSIDVPKGIPFWKTLLLFSGPGSLVAVGYMDPGNWITSVVGGAQYRYLLLSVVLLSSLIAMQLQQMAGKLGIVHRKDLAQTTAHHLPKWLRYTLWIVIELALMATDLAEVIGSGIALHLLFGWPLLFSILITIFDVFLLLGLMHLGFRKIEAIVSTLILTILAIFGYLVFLSKPDIGGIFAGFLPQKEVLGIGLPKGNEALTLALGIIGATVMPHNLYLHSSISQTRKVDYKDPADIKRAVRFMTWDSNIELSLAFVVNSLLLILGAALFFGHGDKIGAFSSMYNALKDNHIAGAIASPFLSTLFAIALLASGQNSTITGTLTGQIVMEGFLRFRLPQWVVRLMTRIIALLPVIIVAILFGDQEHVLDDLLVYSQVFLSAALPFSIFPLVYFTSNKEIMGEHVNAKWNTFLGYLVAIVLTILNFNLIVTTFIK; encoded by the coding sequence GTGAGTTTACAACAGTTTGAAAGGAAATCACTTCAAGAAATCAACCAATCTATTGACGTGCCAAAAGGGATCCCTTTTTGGAAGACCCTCCTGCTCTTTTCAGGACCAGGAAGTCTAGTAGCTGTCGGCTATATGGATCCGGGAAACTGGATTACTAGTGTCGTCGGAGGGGCCCAATACCGCTACCTCCTCTTATCAGTGGTTCTTCTCTCATCTTTAATCGCCATGCAGTTGCAACAAATGGCTGGTAAACTAGGGATTGTCCATCGTAAGGATCTGGCCCAAACAACCGCCCATCATTTGCCAAAATGGCTTCGCTATACCCTTTGGATTGTGATCGAGCTTGCCTTGATGGCGACAGATTTGGCTGAAGTCATCGGATCAGGGATTGCCCTCCACCTTCTTTTTGGCTGGCCCTTGCTCTTTTCTATCCTGATCACCATCTTTGATGTCTTCCTATTACTAGGACTCATGCATCTAGGATTTCGAAAGATCGAGGCCATCGTTTCAACCTTGATCCTCACGATCCTTGCAATTTTTGGCTATCTGGTTTTCCTATCGAAACCAGATATCGGAGGAATCTTCGCTGGCTTCCTCCCTCAAAAAGAGGTGCTGGGAATTGGACTTCCAAAAGGAAATGAAGCCTTAACCTTGGCGCTTGGGATCATCGGTGCAACCGTAATGCCTCACAACCTCTATCTCCACTCTTCCATTTCGCAAACACGAAAAGTCGATTACAAGGATCCAGCAGATATCAAACGGGCAGTGCGCTTTATGACCTGGGATTCAAATATTGAATTGAGTTTGGCTTTCGTCGTCAACTCTCTCCTCTTGATTCTTGGAGCAGCCCTCTTCTTTGGTCACGGAGATAAGATCGGTGCTTTCTCTAGCATGTACAATGCCCTCAAGGATAACCATATTGCTGGTGCTATCGCCAGTCCCTTCTTGTCCACCCTCTTTGCCATCGCTTTGTTAGCCAGTGGTCAAAATTCAACCATTACTGGGACCCTAACCGGTCAAATCGTTATGGAAGGTTTCTTGAGATTCCGCCTGCCACAATGGGTCGTTCGTCTCATGACTCGGATCATTGCCCTTCTTCCTGTCATCATCGTTGCGATCTTATTTGGAGATCAGGAACATGTCCTTGATGACCTTCTGGTTTATTCTCAAGTCTTCCTATCAGCTGCTCTTCCTTTCTCTATCTTCCCTCTGGTTTATTTCACCTCCAACAAGGAAATCATGGGAGAGCATGTCAATGCGAAATGGAATACGTTCTTAGGCTATCTCGTTGCAATTGTCTTAACCATCTTAAATTTCAATTTGATCGTGACAACTTTTATCAAATAA